In Phosphitispora fastidiosa, a single window of DNA contains:
- a CDS encoding DUF1800 family protein, whose translation ATANHIATKLCRHFIADTPPQAAIDRISKAFLASGGDLPAVYRALVEAPEAWAVPSTKIKTPWEWLVSAMRGLDYP comes from the coding sequence CGGCAACGGCAAACCACATCGCCACAAAGCTCTGCCGCCATTTCATCGCCGACACACCCCCGCAGGCAGCCATTGATCGGATCAGCAAGGCGTTTCTTGCCTCCGGCGGTGATTTACCGGCGGTGTATCGAGCGCTCGTCGAAGCACCGGAGGCATGGGCAGTGCCGTCTACCAAGATCAAGACTCCCTGGGAATGGCTGGTTTCAGCCATGCGCGGGCTGGATTATCCCG